From Oncorhynchus tshawytscha isolate Ot180627B linkage group LG27, Otsh_v2.0, whole genome shotgun sequence, a single genomic window includes:
- the LOC112225917 gene encoding proline-rich protein 15-like protein A, which translates to MADPSPGWWKLTFLRKKKSEPKVLYEIPAEHGSNTTPHSGAPGPVEGNTEDSQLNARLERIVDKTATKGRHVKVSHSGRFKEKKKIRATLAETPDLFPGHKTSDKNL; encoded by the coding sequence atGGCTGACCCATCGCCTGGCTGGTGGAAGCTGACCTTCCTACGTAAGAAGAAGTCAGAGCCCAAGGTTCTGTACGAGATCCCAGCGGAGCATGGCAGCAATACCACACCCCACAGTGGAGCCCCCGGGCCAGTAGAGGGCAACACAGAGGACAGCCAATTGAACGCCCGTCTGGAGAGGATAGTGGATAAGACGGCCACCAAGGGACGCCATGTCAAAGTGTCCCACTCGGGACGTtttaaagagaagaagaagatcaGGGCCACGTTAGCAGAAACGCCCGATCTGTTCCCTGGTCACAAGACTAGCGACAAGAACCTCTGA